AATCTCTTCATTTTCGGTAGAATCCATCATTGACTGCACCACTTGTTGACGGATGAAACGGGCCTGTTCTTGCTCTCCCCACTCTTTTTTTCGCTCGCTCGCTCGCGTTCTGCGCTGCCAGCACTGCAATACTGTCAGTTAGGGTGGGGTAGGGCCCTTTTTTTATATTCCAAAGAAGTGTGGTGCGCTCTGTTTTTTCTATCATTTCCCAAAGGCGTAAAACGGCTTCGCGTTCAGATGCTTCGGTTCCACGAACAAAAACCTCTAAACTCTGATCACGCATAATATGCTTCAGATCAAAGTTTGTAATTAGATCTGGCTGGCGTCAGTAAGACTATATGACCGGAATGCCGCTTGTGCCGGAATACGGTTTCGTGGTGTTGGCAAGCATCCTTGAGAAACGTATTCACTGCATCGATGTGAGGGAGGTCGAAAGTCGCGGGCTCAAGAGCAAAACACACCCATGAAACCCGAGGCCCCATTGCCTCAGATACCATTGTTACGGCTCCGACCAATGTCATTGGTCTCATTATTAGAAAATATTACCATCCCAAGAAAGCAAGGTCGCCTTCTGGTGGCAACCGTTTGACCGCTATCTGACGTCAGGCAGCGACCTTTCTGCGCAAACGCGCGAAGATGCGGCGAACGGGCGGCAATTGTGACAGGATCAGCGCGATGATCATTGCCAGCAAAATAGCAGCACCGGGACGGCTGACAAAGACCGAAAGATCGCCTTCGGAGATTAGTAACGAACGGCGGAAGGTTTCATCAAACATTCCGCCCAAGATGACACCGATAACCAATGGCGCAATCGGATAGCGCAGCATGTTCATGAAATACGCCACAAAACCTACCCCCAGCATCAGATAAAGATCGTTTATCCCGCCCCCGACGCTGAACGAACCGATGGTGGTTAGCACCATCACGATGGGGAGGAAAACAGTCTGCGGAATGCGCAAAATCTTGATGAAAATACGTGCTGTGAATAGCCCCATCAAGGCCATAGTAAACGACGCCATGACGAGGATCGCCACAACTCGCAGGATGATGTTGGGGTCAATCGTCGGACCCGGGATGATATTGTTGATGGTGAACGCGCCCATCAAGGCCGCGGCGGGGGGCGATCCGGGGATTCCAAGCACTAAAAGCGGGATCAATGCACCCCCGATACAGGCATTGTTCGCGGTTTCCGAGGACAGAAGTCCGTCGATCGACCCCTTGCCGAAATTTTTTCCATCGGGGCTAACTGATTTACCGACGCCGTAACTAACCCAGCCGGCAACATCTTCGCCGACACCGGGTAGGGCCCCGACGCAAGTGCCAATCACACCCGAGCGCGCAATTGTCGGCATATGTTTGCGGATGGTTTTCACGTTGGGCAGGATGCGTCCTTCGAGTTGGACCATTTTGCCCATTTCCATCGCCCGCAGACCCTCGATGATCTGGGGCACGGCGAAGGCACCCATCAACACGGGCACAACCTGAAATCCCGATAAGAGGTAGGACCACCCGAAGGTATAGCGCGGTTCGGACAGAAGGGGGTCAAGCCCGACCATGGCCATAGCCAAGCCGATCAGCCCCGCGATCCAGCCCTTTATGATCAGATCCTCGGACATCAGGGTGCCGGACAATAAGATACCAAACAGCGCCAGTAGTGCCTTTTCCGGGCTTGCGATGTTTTTGGATACCAACAGCAGCACCCATACGAAGATCAACAGGGCAACGGTGCCGATTAATGTGCCAATGAGACTTGCGGTGGTCGTGAGGCCCAATGCCTCGCCTCCGCGCCCTTGTTTAGCCAGCGGGTAGCCGTCCATCGCCGTGGCCGCAGAGGCTGCCGTGCCGGGGATGTTCAACAAGATTGTAGGGTAAGACCCTCCATAAATCGCGCCAACATAGGCCCCGAGCAGGGCGATCAACGAATAATCCAACGGGATTTTGTTGCCGAAGAAACCGGTCAGGATGGTGATAGCAAGGGTCGCCGTCAGGCCAGGCAGGGCGCCGAAAACAATGCCGAGAAAGACCGAACTAATGAGGTAAATATATGTGACCGGATCGCTGGCAAGGTTATAAAACGCGCCCCCGAAACCAGATAATTGTGTCAGGACAAATTCCATCATTTTCTCCAGATCGGACGAATGTTAACGTAATACTGGTATTGAATCTGACTAAAGATTAAACCACTGCGGTTTGGCACGTTTTGGCGGAACCCGAAGGCCATGGCGCAAACCAGGATGATGGGTGTGATTATTGCGATGATCGGGATTGCGCGGGCCACGGCATCGCGCGGACCCAGCCATGCGAGTCCGCTCAGGATGATCCAGACCGCAAGCGTCAGCCAGTCATCATCATGGGGTGCGGCCCATTCTGATTGCGGAAGGTGCACTGCCAAGGCGTAGGCCGCGGGGGTGAATACGGCAATTGCGGATGTTATCATCCGGCGTGGATTGCCCGTGTGGAACCCATAAATCAGAGCGGTAATCAAAAGGCCGCTGCATAAGATGAAGTCGACGCGCGGAACAAGGCCAACGATGTAAAAACCGATGATGATCGCGATGGTGCTAAATCGGATCGCCTCAAACCGGTTCCAGCCAATGCCGACTGCCGTTAGGGCTGTTTTGGCTCCGCCCGCGCGGATCGCAGTGATGAGCAGGACAAGTCCGAGGATGAAAAGGGCGCCAAATACGCCCAAGGGTACGATAGCGGCGGAGTTATACCAACTGGCGCCGCTGACGCCGGCTCGGTTGCTGCCAAATAAGGGGATGAAACTTGTGCGCC
This Falsihalocynthiibacter arcticus DNA region includes the following protein-coding sequences:
- a CDS encoding tripartite tricarboxylate transporter permease; this encodes MMEFVLTQLSGFGGAFYNLASDPVTYIYLISSVFLGIVFGALPGLTATLAITILTGFFGNKIPLDYSLIALLGAYVGAIYGGSYPTILLNIPGTAASAATAMDGYPLAKQGRGGEALGLTTTASLIGTLIGTVALLIFVWVLLLVSKNIASPEKALLALFGILLSGTLMSEDLIIKGWIAGLIGLAMAMVGLDPLLSEPRYTFGWSYLLSGFQVVPVLMGAFAVPQIIEGLRAMEMGKMVQLEGRILPNVKTIRKHMPTIARSGVIGTCVGALPGVGEDVAGWVSYGVGKSVSPDGKNFGKGSIDGLLSSETANNACIGGALIPLLVLGIPGSPPAAALMGAFTINNIIPGPTIDPNIILRVVAILVMASFTMALMGLFTARIFIKILRIPQTVFLPIVMVLTTIGSFSVGGGINDLYLMLGVGFVAYFMNMLRYPIAPLVIGVILGGMFDETFRRSLLISEGDLSVFVSRPGAAILLAMIIALILSQLPPVRRIFARLRRKVAA